In Bacillus weihaiensis, the genomic stretch GTCGTTTTTGGAACTAAAATCGTTAGCTATAAAAAAACATCTTGAATTTCGCTTATCTTTTAAAACCAAAACTTATTGGTAAAAACAAAGTTCTATCAAAACAATAACAACCATTTTTATGAAAGGCTCTTTTCGAAAAGATTGTTGCTCTTGAGTATGAGAAGGAATAATTTACTTTTTATGGTATTATATAAACGGATGCTTATTCAGTTAAAAGGGTTAATGTAACAAAAGATAACTTTTGATTTGAATATTCAATGGGGGTGTTTAAGTGAAAAGACCGTTAGGAGTTTCTTTGATAAGTTATTTCTATATATTTGGTGCGATAGTTTTATTATTTTACAGTTATTTTTTATAATGCAGATGCTAAATGGTCTATGGCTATTTTAGGTTGAAAAAATGGGGATTTTGGGTAATGATAGCCTATTAATTATCTTTGGTTTAACAAGCTCTTTGCTTATAACTAATCAATCATATCAGCCATATGTAGGTAATCTGATTTTTTCTTTTATTGTAGTAGCTTATACAATATATGTGAAGAATGCTTATTTCAAAACAGTTCTTCAACACTAGAGAAAGCTATATATTCTTCCTTCAATCAAAGGGGCTTTAACGGAATAATAAATAGAGTCGTTCCATATAGGAATGGCTGTTTTTTATACCTCACGTAGGAAATTGACGGTAATGCTATTTGAATTTTGGCAAGCACTGAGGAGCATTTGGTTTATCTGCTCTTTTTCAGCCAACTTCTTACTTTGCTGAAGGAAGCTGAACCAGTAAAGATAACTGTATATGATAAATACCTTTTCTAACATAGACTTTTTTACTCACGTTGATTAATTCGTGCTGAAGACCTTTCATTTGGGTGAACTTTTTGTAATTTGTAGCTGTATCTGTGCATAACAAAGCAGAGGTGTCGATATAACTCCCTAACATCTTATCCAATTCAATGGCTGTAACTCTTCCTTTACCTGCTATTTGGGAAAGAATTTAACCATTTTGTTTCAAATAACTAAATTAAATGTAAAAACTCAAAAAAGTCATTAAACAACCTTTTTGAGTCATAGTGTGGTAGAAAATTATTTCTCAGATTCTATTATTTCATTAATAACACTGAATAAATCTCCTTCAAACTTTTCAAGATTCTTTTCAGTATAGGCAAAAATAAAAGAAGAACTTGATGTTGTTACAATAAAATTATTACCTAATATTTCATTACTCACTCTATAATCAGCTTTTTCTAAATCAGCTTTATCAACTATATAGACATAAATATCATTCTCTTCTACCTCGTAAATTCTCTGTTCTTTAGCGATATCTAACAAATATTCATCTTCGATAGGTTTCGATGTATAAGTTATATTGTGTTTATTAAACAATTTCTCTAAATCTTCTAAAGTTTTATATTCGACTTGAAATAATCTTGTTGCAATAATGATAACGGATAATAAAATAATTAAGGCTATCACTAAAAAATTTTTCAAATAATTACCACCTTTAACGAATTTTTTACAATTAATAATTGTAAATTTTTGGTGTATTAGCTAAAATATACTAGACCCTAGAATGATAGTCAACTAGAACAAAAATATTTAGGAGGTTTATTTTTTGAAAATTCTTAAAAGGATTGTTGCTAGTCTGGTTGCTCTTGGTTTTGTTTTTGGTATTGGTTTTGTTTCTGTAAGTGCTGAAGAGGTTACCGCAAGTGGTGAAGATCCAAATTTTGCTAAGGTTAAAAAACAAGATGATGAATTAGATCCAATTATTAAAGAAGTGTATTCTAAGCACATAAAGGAAATTGGTGATGTTAAGAAAGCGGCTCTTGATGAACAAGGGGTTGACTCTGTTGAAAAGTTAGCTAAAATAACTAAACAGAATATTAAAGATTCTGAAAAGCAAATTAAAGACAAGATGCATAAGGAAATTGATAAGGTAATGAAAAAATATGGTTGGGAGCAAGTAGAAGATACATACTCTGATGATCAACAAATGACTACCAACAGTACTTCTGGAAATATTTCATTGACTAGAAGTTTGTATAAAAGCAGTGATGGATATTACACATATTACGGCTATTGGGATTGGACTGATGGCAAATGGGACAGTTATCACGATATAGAAGATATATTAGCTGTTAGAAGTACAAAAGATATGACACAACGGGTATCTGCTTATATTTATAGTTGGGACAACTATGGATATTCACGTCATGATCGAGTTGCTAGAAGAAGTTGGGAAGCTGACGGTGCTACCTTTAATGTACATGATTATTTAGGGTATGGGTGGGGGGATCTATGCCTATGTATAATACAGATAATGGGTATGCAAAGTTTACGTTCAAGGCACCAACAGGGACTGAAATATATACGCACTTTGAACATAACTATGAAGCTTATTCATGGTATTCGAACGCTGTAATTGATGTTGTGAACCTATCAAATTCATCATTCAGTGTGTCGTACTCAAAGAAAAATTCTAGATGGGCTACAGTTGGAAACCCATATTATATCAGTAACTAAGAACAAAAAAGGATAGACTGAGGGATTTTTATAATCTACTCACCTATCCTTTTTTACTAATAGTTTAGAATTTTAGGAGAATAGAAATGGGTATATACTTAAAAATTCTGAAGGGACAATTGTATATGAAAAATAAACTAGTAGTACTAGTAAGTATATTGATTCTGTTTATCTCTTTTATTGTACCAGAAGTAGGTAATGCTCAAACTAAGAAGTCTTATCTTATTGGTTTTAATAATAAGGTTAGTGAGTCCATTATTAATAAATATGGAGGGGATCTTGATAAAACGTTTAGATTTATACCTGTTGTTTCTGCAAAACTATCAGATAGAGCCGTAGAAGCTTTATCTCATAATCCGAACATAACCTATATAGAAGAAAATGCACAAGTAAAAATCATGGGACAAGAAGTTCCTTGGGGTTACACACATATAAATGCTGATGACGTTCAAGGACTTGGTGGAACTGGCTATGGGGTTAACATAGGTGTTATGGATACAGGTATAGATAATTTTCATGAAGATCTTAATGTAGTCGGTGGAGAAACATTTGTTGATGGAACGTCAGATTATATGGATGATAACGGGCACGGAACACATGTATCAGGAGTTATTTCAGCACTAAATAATAACCTTGGAGTGCTAGGGGTTGCTGCAGAAGCAAACCTCTATTCAATAAAGGTCTTAGATAATAATGGAAATGGTTATTATAGTGATGTGATTGAAGGTATTGAGTGGGCAATGATGAACCAAATAGATATCCTTAACATGAGTTTTGGTAATAGTAGTAGCTCTCTCGCTTTAGAAGAAGCAATAGATACAGCATATAATAATGGAATGCTGATTGTCGCTTCAGCAGGAAATAACGGATATAGTAAAAAGGGGAGTTTAACGTATCCAGCTAAATATAGTTCTGTTATATCTGTAGGGGCAGTTGATCAGTATGATAATAGAGCTAGTTTTTCAAGTGTTGGTAAGGAGCTGGAGTTGGTAGCCCCAGGAATTTATATAAATAGTACAGTGCCAGGGGGATATTCGATATTTGATGGTACGTCGATGGCAGCCCCAT encodes the following:
- a CDS encoding S8 family peptidase; this translates as MGIYLKILKGQLYMKNKLVVLVSILILFISFIVPEVGNAQTKKSYLIGFNNKVSESIINKYGGDLDKTFRFIPVVSAKLSDRAVEALSHNPNITYIEENAQVKIMGQEVPWGYTHINADDVQGLGGTGYGVNIGVMDTGIDNFHEDLNVVGGETFVDGTSDYMDDNGHGTHVSGVISALNNNLGVLGVAAEANLYSIKVLDNNGNGYYSDVIEGIEWAMMNQIDILNMSFGNSSSSLALEEAIDTAYNNGMLIVASAGNNGYSKKGSLTYPAKYSSVISVGAVDQYDNRASFSSVGKELELVAPGIYINSTVPGGYSIFDGTSMAAPYVTGVATLLMQLMPELTNIEIRRILNDTARPLGESFSYGNGLVDGQNAINFTSTNANNTKAKK